A region from the Brachyhypopomus gauderio isolate BG-103 unplaced genomic scaffold, BGAUD_0.2 sc50, whole genome shotgun sequence genome encodes:
- the LOC143487815 gene encoding NACHT, LRR and PYD domains-containing protein 3-like isoform X14 — MTSRMSVSGEQHTQKGESVTNRKRPDSPEPSCVSMKSDESMEPPLRLRPEVNPNVFSVTNRKRPDSPEPSCVSMKSDESMEPPLRLRPEVNPNVFSVTKHKRPDSPEPSCVSMKSDESMEPPLRLGPVTKRKIPNSPEPSCVSMKSDESMEPPLCLRPEVNPNVFSVTKRKRLNSPETICVSMKIDESMETPLRLRPVTKRKRLNSPETSCVSMKSDESMEPPLRLRPVTKRKIPNSPEPSCVSMKSDESMEPPLRLRPEVNPNVFSELKGNVTDIDGEQRKSRPVQTKMVSIYQQNLKHKLLEKCKKINEGISDHGSSTLLNEIYTELYITEGGSGDVNNEHEVRQIETASRRPATQETPIKCNDLFKDKPIRRVLTKGVAGIGKTVSVQKFILDWAEGRDNQDVCFIFPLPFRELNLIKKEKKFSLMDLLHHFFPETKQLQLIDCDAYKVIFIFDGLDEYRLPLDFQNNERLSDITESTSVDLLLTNLIKRNLLPSALLWITSRPAAANQIPPECVDLVTEVRGFSDPQKEEYFRKRISDQILAHRIISHMKSSRSLYIMCHIPVFCWIAATVLESMLGEAESGEIPKTLTQMFTHFLIFNIKHKDRKYHRKTDTDPHQTRNIVLALGKLAFQQLERGNLIFYEEDLRECGIDVKEVSVYSGVCTQIFREESGLHLGKVFSFVHLSVQEFLAALYTFFSFISNNTNVLEHQTTADLHDVKRSTMSDFLKKAVDKALQSENGHLDLFLRFLLGLSLESNQTLLRGLLTQTGSSSHSTEETVKHIKKKIKKNLSPEKTINLFHCLNELNDHSLVQGVQKYLNRGGDRRLRGVRLSSAQWSALVFVLLISDEELDEFDLGKYHPSEKCLLRLLPVVTASRKADLSECSITEEGCAALCSALRSNPSSHLRELKLNYNEPRDSGVKHLSALLEDPHCTLEKLDVSWCWIREEGCAALCSALRSNPSSHLRELNLNKNEPGDSGVKQLSALLKDRHCTLEKLDLSECSIREEGCAALCSAVRSNPSSHLRVLNLNKNKPGDSGVKQLSALLKYPHCTLEKLELSSCSIGEEGCAALCSALRSNPSSQLRKLNLHYNEPGDSGVKQLSALLEDPHCTLEKLDLSSCSIREEGCAALCSALRSNPSSHLRELNLDYNEPGDSGVKQLSALLEDPHCTLEILDISLCL; from the exons TGTGACGAACCGTAAAAGACCTGACTCACCtgaacccagctgtgtgtccatgaaAAGTGATGAATCAATGGAACCTCCATTACGTTTGAGACCGGAAGTGAATCCTAatgtgttcag TGTGACGAACCGTAAAAGACCTGACTCACCtgaacccagctgtgtgtccatgaaAAGTGATGAATCAATGGAACCTCCATTACGTTTGAGACCGGAAGTGAATCCTAatgtgttcag TGTGACGAAGCATAAAAGACCTGACTCACCtgaacccagctgtgtgtccatgaaAAGTGATGAATCAATGGAACCTCCATTACGTTTGGGACC TGTGACGAAGCGTAAAATACCTAACTCACCtgaacccagctgtgtgtccatgaaAAGTGATGAATCAATGGAACCTCCATTATGTTTGAGACCGGAAGTGAATCCTAatgtgttcag TGTGACGAAGCGTAAAAGACTCAACTCACCTGAAACCATCTGTGTGTCCATGAAAATTGATGAATCAATGGAAACTCCATTACGTTTGAGACC TGTGACGAAGCGTAAAAGACTTAACTCACCTGAAACcagctgtgtgtccatgaaAAGTGATGAATCAATGGAACCTCCATTACGTTTGAGACC TGTGACGAAGCGTAAAATACCTAACTCACCTGAACCTAGCTGTGTGTCCATGAAAAGTGATGAATCAATGGAACCTCCATTACGTTTGAGACCGGAAGTGAATCCTAatgtgttcag TGAACTAAAAGGGAATGTTACGGACATCGACGGAGAACAAAGGAAGTCTAGACCAGTACAGACCA AGATGGTCTCTATATATCAGCAAAATCTCAAACACAAACTACTggagaaatgtaaaaaaattaatgaaggAATCTCAGATCATGGAAGCTCAACCcttctgaatgagatctacacagagctctacatcacagagggagggagtggagatgtcaataatgaacatgaggtgagacagattgagacagcatccaggagaccagcaacacaggagacacccatcaaatgtaatgacctCTTCAAAGACAAACCCATCAGAAGagtgctgactaaaggagttgctggaattgggaaaacagtctctgtgcagaagtTCATTCTGGACTGGGCTGAAGGAAGAGACAATCAGGACGTCTgcttcatatttccacttccttttagggagctgaatttgataaagaaggagaaaaagtTCAGTCTGATGGATCTGCTTCATCACTTTTTCCCAGAAACAAAACAATTACAGTTAATAGATTGTGATGCTTATAAAGTCATTTTtatctttgatggtctggatgaatatcgacttcctctagatttccagAATAATGAGAGGTTATCAGACATAACGGAGTCGACCTCAGTGGATTtgctgctgacaaacctcattaagaggaatctgcttccctctgctctcctctggataacctctcgaccagcagcagccaatcagatccctcctgagtgtgttgacctggtaacagaggtacgagggttcagtgaccctcagaaagaggagtacttcagAAAGAGAATCAGTGATCAGATTCTGGCTCacagaatcatctcacacatgaagtcttcaagaagcctctacatcatgtgccacattccagtcttctgttggattgcagccactgttctagagagcatgttgggtgaagcagagagtggagagatccccaagactctgactcagatgttcacacacttcctgatcttTAACATCAAACACAAGGACAGAAAGTACCATAGAAAAACTGACACCGATCCTCACCAGACTAGAAATATTGTTctggcactgggaaaactggctttccaacagctggaaaggggcaacctgatcttctatgaggaagacctgagagagtgtggcattgatgtcaaagaagtgtcagtgtactcaggagtgtgtacccagatcttcagagaggagtCTGGACTGCACCTGgggaaggtgttcagctttgtacatctgagtgttcaggagtttctggctgctttatatacatttttctccttcatctccaacaacacaaatgtGCTGGAACATCAAACCACTGCAGACCTACATGACGTTAAAAGATCAACAATGTCTGACTTCCTTAAGAAAgcagtggacaaggccttacagagtgagaatggacacctggaccttttcctccgcttccttctgggtctctcactggagtccaatcagactctcttacgaggtctactgacacagacaggaagcagctcacacagcacagaggaaaCAGTCAAGCACATCAAGAAGAAGATCAAGAAGAATCTCTCTCCAGAGAAAAccatcaatctgttccactgtctgaatgaactgaatgatcattctctaGTGCAGGGAGTTCAAAAATATCTGAACAGAGGAGGTGACCGTCGTCTCCGTGGAGTCAGACTCTCTTCTGCGcagtggtcagctctggtgtttgtgttgctgatcTCAGATGAGGAGCTGGATGAGTTTGACCTGGGTAAATATCACCCATCAGAGAAATGTCTACTGAGACTGCTGCCAGTGGTCACAGCATCCAGAAAAGCTGA tctgtctgagtgcagtattacagaggaaggctgtgctgctctgtgttcagctctgaggtcaaacccctcatcacacctgagagagctgaaactgaactacAATGAACCaagagactcaggagtgaagcatctctctgctcttctggaggatccacactgtacactggagaaactaga tgtGTCTTGGTGCTggattagagaggaaggctgtgctgctctgtgttcagctctgaggtcaaacccctcatcacacctgagagagctgaatctgaacaagaatgaaccaggagactcaggagtgaagcagctctctgctctactgaaggatcgacactgtacactggagaaactaga tttgTCTgagtgcagtattagagaggaaggctgtgctgctctgtgttcagctgtgaggtcaaacccctcatcacacctgagagtgcTGAATCTGAACAagaataaaccaggagactcaggagtgaagcagctctctgctctactgaagtatccacactgtacactggagaaactaga ACTGTCTAGCTGCAGTAttggagaggaaggctgtgctgctctgtgttcagctctgaggtcaaacccctcatcacaactGAGAAAGCTGAATCTGCActacaatgaaccaggagactcaggagtgaagcagctctctgctctactggaggatccacactgtacactggagaaactaga tctgtctagctgcagtattagagaggaaggctgtgctgctctgtgttcagctctgaggtcaaacccctcatcacacctgagagagctgaatctggactacaatgaaccaggagactcaggagtgaagcagctctctgctctactggaggatccacactgtacactggagatactaga TATCAGCCTATGTCTGTGA